ccaacgcaagtctgcccaggaccgcgttgtagggcagattgAGGTCTGCCACGTCGAAGTCGATCCGCTCGGTGCGGAAGTTGGTGGAGTCGCCGAAGGTCACCGGGAGCTCAACGTGACCTAGAGGCCACGTGTGACCCGGGGTTACGCCGATGATCGGCAGTGACGGCTGGAGCTTCATTCTCGGGGCCTTGAGCGCGTCAAAGGCAGCCAAGGAGATGATGCTGAGGCTGGTCCCCCCATCGACCAGGACACGCTTCATCTTGACGTTGTGGATGGTCGGGGAGACCACGAGGACCAACTTCCCTCCCCGAGTGAGCACCGTCGGATGGTCgctctggtcgaaggtgagctTTACCTCTGACCAGCGCGCCTTCCGTGCCGCCTTATGAGTCGGGACGGCGGCCAGAAGCTCAcgcctcatggccttgaagcCACGGCGGGAGGTGTGAGCACAAGCTCCCCCGTCGAGGGTGGCGATGGTCCCCTGAGGTATCTGGAATTCCAGATCCTCACtatcatcgccgtcgtcggcagGGGCCTTCTTCTTGGCCTCCCCTCGCCGGTCATTGGTGGGGGTCGCGGGTGCTTTGCCCTCCCGTCAACTCTGCCGCTTCTCCTCATCGGCTTTCCGAAACCGCTCGTCCAAGTTCTTGACCGAGCGGCAGTCGGCGAGGCTGTGCCGATAAGTGTTGTGCACCGAGCACCACTTGTCCGCCGACCGACCTTCACCGgatggagcggtggagctcggccTGCCGCCGGTGGCTTTTTCCTTGCGCGGGGCCCGTGAGGGCCCATCGGCCGCAAGGACGTGGCCCTCGTCATCGGAGCGGGCCGGCTTCCTTTTCCCCCTCCTATCTTGCCGCTTAGAGCGGGGAGCGGGCTCGGGGACAGCCGCACCCGCCGCGCCAGTGCCGGGGGAGTTCCAGGCCCACGCCTCCTTCCGAGCCACCTTGTCTGCCAGCTCGAAGTGCTCGGCGGTGGTCTTGGGCTCCTTGAAGGCAATTTTCTCCAGCATgtggttgtgccgcacgccat
Above is a window of Oryza sativa Japonica Group chromosome 10, ASM3414082v1 DNA encoding:
- the LOC136353703 gene encoding uncharacterized protein, producing MANYFPMALKGQARGWLMTQPLNSIHSWEDLCQQFITNFQGTYPRPGEEADLHALQRKDDESLCSYIQRFCQEPKTTAEHFELADKVARKEAWAWNSPGTGAAGAAVPEPAPRSKRQDRRGKRKPARSDDEGHVLAADGPSRAPRKEKATGGRPSSTAPSGEGRSADKWCSVHNTYRHSLADCRSIPQGTIATLDGGACAHTSRRGFKAMRRELLAAVPTHKAARKARWSEVKLTFDQSDHPTVLTRGGKLVLVVSPTIHNVKMKRVLVDGGTSLSIISLAAFDALKAPRMKLQPSLPIIGVTPGHTWPLGHVELPVTFGDSTNFRTERIDFDVADLNLPYNAVLGRLALVKFMAATHYAYL